The following proteins are encoded in a genomic region of Dyadobacter sp. UC 10:
- a CDS encoding uridine kinase family protein — MIAPNQTAPYIVGITGGSASGKTFFMKSLIDSFDKGDITRISQDNYYRPIHEIPRDENGVENFDLPETIDHHLFAEHIAVLRAGREVHQKEYTFNNPLIKPEILVFEPRPIIIVEGIFVFYFPEIARLIDLKIFVDAKEHVKIKRRIIRDNNERGYDLDDVLYRWEHHVAPTYDKFIQPLRSEADVIINNNVRFDTGLQVLTGFLKGKLAERVH; from the coding sequence ATGATCGCACCTAACCAAACAGCACCTTACATTGTAGGAATAACCGGCGGCAGCGCATCGGGCAAGACGTTTTTCATGAAGAGTCTTATTGATTCTTTCGATAAAGGTGATATCACACGTATTTCACAGGATAACTACTATCGTCCCATTCACGAAATTCCGAGGGATGAAAATGGTGTTGAAAATTTCGATCTTCCCGAAACGATTGATCATCATCTCTTTGCTGAACATATAGCGGTGCTCCGGGCCGGCAGGGAAGTGCATCAAAAGGAATACACATTTAACAATCCGCTTATTAAACCCGAGATCCTGGTTTTTGAGCCAAGGCCCATTATTATTGTTGAAGGGATTTTCGTTTTTTATTTTCCTGAGATTGCAAGGTTGATCGATCTGAAAATTTTTGTCGATGCGAAGGAGCATGTTAAAATAAAAAGGCGGATCATTCGTGATAATAATGAGCGGGGTTATGACTTGGATGACGTGCTCTACCGATGGGAGCACCATGTAGCGCCAACTTATGATAAATTTATACAGCCGCTACGCTCCGAAGCTGATGTGATCATAAATAACAATGTCCGCTTCGACACCGGCTTACAGGTCCTGACGGGTTTTCTGAAAGGTAAATTAGCGGAAAGAGTACATTGA
- a CDS encoding collagen-like triple helix repeat-containing protein yields MIKKLMFIAWIGLIGVGFGCDGPQGEVGPAGSKGDPGAAGEKGEPGEPGEDGIGAREILTGPVTTTRGGYTLGKANLATGDTAMIDNSVIVVFIKSGGFWWAQPGIVRFGDNWTNFHFVTTRRGTTLFVDIRALTWSENQPTAPERQLEAIRAVIIPADKLRQNAEVDWKDYKQAMAALGLKE; encoded by the coding sequence ATGATTAAAAAGCTAATGTTCATTGCATGGATTGGATTGATCGGTGTTGGATTTGGCTGCGACGGCCCGCAGGGAGAAGTAGGCCCGGCAGGATCGAAAGGTGATCCGGGAGCTGCCGGAGAAAAAGGCGAGCCAGGAGAGCCCGGCGAAGATGGCATTGGAGCAAGAGAAATCTTAACAGGACCAGTAACTACTACAAGAGGCGGATATACACTTGGAAAAGCCAATCTGGCAACGGGAGATACTGCGATGATCGATAACAGTGTAATAGTAGTATTTATCAAAAGCGGAGGATTTTGGTGGGCTCAACCCGGAATCGTTCGTTTTGGGGACAACTGGACTAACTTCCATTTTGTAACAACACGCAGAGGAACTACGCTTTTCGTTGATATTCGTGCATTGACCTGGTCAGAAAATCAGCCGACAGCCCCGGAACGTCAACTTGAAGCGATCCGCGCAGTCATTATCCCAGCGGACAAACTCAGACAAAATGCAGAAGTGGATTGGAAAGACTACAAACAGGCGATGGCTGCACTTGGACTGAAAGAGTAA
- a CDS encoding lasso RiPP family leader peptide-containing protein has protein sequence MRTVTSHSTQTKKSYRKPVLVKMGSVRNLTRGKLGSLPDLTPPDDFKTDG, from the coding sequence ATGAGAACAGTGACATCGCACTCTACACAGACGAAAAAGTCTTATCGTAAGCCGGTACTTGTTAAAATGGGCTCTGTACGGAACCTGACAAGAGGTAAACTGGGCAGCCTACCTGATCTTACTCCTCCTGATGATTTCAAAACGGATGGTTGA
- the porU2 gene encoding putative type IX secretion system sortase PorU2, which translates to MNTKSFTKFFFLLSFGLTLFGAQLVAQTPWSGKRGNEWLAGKYNQSWLKIGVSKSGLYKVALPAAFQNKPSKLHLYRRGVEVDLVSASNTEIEFYGIPNDGASDALLYRLPTSRKNPHYSIYSDESSYFLTFDENDRTPTVQETLAPDAGVTPQESHQFTFFKKFMIEHSHMTSYPSRPATLNSYFEEGYQATGTRIFNNRPLATVNAKPTVFVSSYVAEPFAYEVKARHGSAAPKLHVRLKGRGYLFSANSTVEVWAGKDAASTELRGSTTVTGFLDKEFNADLLDKDINNGVGILGFKSTGGATDGFSVSYYSITYDQKIDMQLQNSYEFNFPASASNTRFTILNPPAGTLRFLDITVPDKPRIINGNAADMMVSRNGSAFKLYVSKDVTTVPATAVTFPAISPGNHDYLIITNEALANPAAEYAKYRKDDSPGKKYKPLVIKIKDIYNQFNYGEPSPVAIRRFVDFMVSDNNKEKFLLLLGKSITFHERAIREIPDEVPTVGFPGSDLLLVDGLGGAPDDVPVIPYGRIAAVTEQQLLDYLAKVKTYENQSENVGWRKNILHVNGGKGQDQIEEFEGNLTFIATSAKITSAPFSGKVIPKVKDKTLAANAIQYITLAPEVNGTAPGVNGVGMITYFGHGGVDITDLDFGYVMDGSKNYNNTGKYPVLFYNGCGVNNLFNNRFNLFSQPVANPSFRRPMSLDWLLAPDKGAIVVFGNDWDAYASTSNEYLDKLYLEIFPKTDAERKTIGGIVQEVALKTKLEKGYAYSDAVNGRTAAYYDFDRANVHQIILQGDPALRILMTSGPLPVELAAFEAKLVESKRVELKWRTVWETNNSHFIVERSYNAKNFTEVGMVEGKGTVDQASDYQFFDTDPLPATSYYRLKQVDKISVKDGKTVDGKVSYSQIVSVTRPDTDMLVLSPNPTRDFINIDLDAPVNILHWDVLDQKGHVYKKQGKGTKVDLSNLSSGEYIIKIQTENNDVYFRKIVKQ; encoded by the coding sequence ATGAACACAAAAAGTTTTACAAAATTCTTTTTCCTCCTCTCATTCGGACTCACACTATTTGGGGCTCAACTTGTCGCGCAGACACCCTGGAGCGGCAAGCGCGGGAACGAGTGGCTAGCAGGAAAGTATAACCAGTCGTGGTTGAAAATCGGAGTTAGCAAAAGTGGTTTGTACAAGGTCGCCTTGCCGGCCGCCTTTCAGAATAAGCCTTCGAAGCTCCATTTATACCGGCGAGGTGTCGAAGTTGATCTCGTAAGCGCTTCCAATACAGAGATCGAATTTTACGGAATACCCAACGACGGAGCTTCTGACGCGTTGCTTTATCGTTTGCCGACTTCCAGGAAAAATCCGCATTACAGCATTTACTCTGACGAAAGTTCTTACTTCCTGACATTTGACGAGAATGATCGCACGCCAACTGTACAGGAAACGCTGGCACCTGATGCAGGAGTCACGCCGCAGGAATCTCACCAATTCACTTTCTTCAAGAAGTTCATGATAGAGCATTCACACATGACTTCCTATCCGAGCAGACCTGCAACGTTGAACAGTTATTTTGAGGAAGGTTATCAGGCAACAGGTACAAGGATATTTAACAATAGGCCGCTGGCAACAGTGAATGCCAAGCCGACCGTTTTTGTATCCAGCTATGTGGCAGAACCTTTCGCTTATGAGGTAAAAGCACGACATGGATCTGCGGCGCCCAAACTACACGTTCGCTTAAAAGGACGGGGATATCTTTTCAGTGCCAATTCTACTGTCGAGGTTTGGGCAGGGAAGGATGCAGCATCAACGGAATTGAGAGGATCAACCACAGTTACCGGTTTCCTCGACAAAGAATTTAATGCCGACCTGCTTGACAAGGATATTAACAACGGAGTAGGAATCCTTGGATTTAAATCGACCGGAGGAGCGACAGATGGATTTTCAGTGTCTTACTATTCAATTACGTATGATCAGAAAATCGACATGCAGTTACAGAATTCATACGAATTCAACTTCCCGGCTTCCGCGTCGAATACCAGGTTTACAATCCTGAACCCGCCAGCCGGAACACTCCGTTTTTTGGATATTACGGTTCCTGATAAGCCAAGGATCATCAACGGTAATGCCGCTGATATGATGGTATCAAGGAACGGCAGTGCATTTAAACTTTATGTATCGAAAGACGTGACCACTGTGCCTGCCACTGCGGTCACATTTCCGGCTATCTCCCCTGGCAACCATGATTATCTAATCATTACCAATGAGGCGCTTGCTAATCCAGCTGCAGAATATGCCAAATACCGGAAGGATGATTCTCCCGGTAAAAAATATAAACCGCTGGTAATTAAGATAAAGGACATATACAATCAGTTCAACTATGGCGAGCCAAGCCCGGTTGCGATCAGACGTTTTGTTGACTTCATGGTTTCGGACAATAACAAGGAAAAGTTTTTGTTGTTGCTTGGCAAGTCGATTACCTTTCATGAGCGTGCTATTCGTGAAATACCTGACGAAGTTCCTACGGTAGGCTTCCCTGGCTCAGACTTGTTACTGGTTGATGGCCTTGGCGGTGCTCCTGACGACGTTCCTGTGATCCCTTATGGCCGGATCGCTGCTGTCACGGAGCAGCAATTGCTCGACTACCTTGCGAAAGTCAAAACCTACGAAAATCAGTCGGAGAACGTGGGATGGCGGAAAAATATCCTGCATGTTAACGGAGGAAAAGGGCAAGACCAAATCGAAGAATTTGAAGGGAACTTGACATTTATTGCTACGAGCGCAAAGATCACCAGTGCTCCTTTTTCAGGAAAAGTTATTCCAAAAGTTAAGGATAAGACATTGGCTGCCAATGCAATTCAATACATAACGCTCGCTCCGGAAGTCAATGGGACCGCGCCGGGTGTAAATGGCGTAGGAATGATCACCTATTTCGGGCATGGCGGGGTTGATATTACCGACCTTGATTTCGGATACGTAATGGATGGTAGCAAGAATTACAATAATACGGGCAAGTATCCTGTGCTCTTTTACAATGGGTGCGGAGTAAATAACCTGTTCAATAATCGCTTTAACCTTTTTTCCCAGCCGGTAGCCAACCCATCTTTCAGAAGGCCAATGTCACTTGACTGGCTGCTTGCTCCCGATAAAGGTGCGATCGTAGTATTCGGAAATGACTGGGACGCCTATGCAAGCACTTCCAATGAGTACCTGGACAAACTGTATTTGGAAATATTCCCCAAAACAGATGCTGAAAGAAAGACGATCGGAGGGATCGTTCAGGAAGTGGCACTGAAAACGAAGCTTGAAAAGGGCTATGCCTACAGCGATGCCGTGAATGGAAGGACAGCTGCCTATTACGATTTCGACCGCGCAAACGTTCATCAGATCATTCTCCAAGGTGACCCTGCATTGAGAATCCTGATGACATCGGGTCCGCTTCCGGTTGAACTTGCCGCTTTCGAAGCGAAGCTGGTGGAATCTAAAAGAGTTGAGCTTAAATGGAGAACGGTTTGGGAAACCAACAACAGCCACTTCATCGTTGAAAGAAGCTATAATGCCAAGAATTTCACCGAAGTTGGAATGGTTGAAGGCAAAGGTACCGTAGATCAGGCTTCTGATTACCAATTCTTTGACACAGATCCTCTTCCAGCCACAAGTTACTATCGTCTGAAGCAGGTAGATAAAATATCGGTAAAAGATGGAAAGACCGTCGATGGAAAAGTGAGCTACTCTCAGATAGTGTCTGTGACAAGGCCTGATACGGACATGCTTGTACTTTCTCCTAACCCGACCAGGGACTTTATTAATATTGACCTGGATGCTCCTGTAAACATCCTTCATTGGGATGTTCTGGATCAAAAGGGACATGTCTATAAAAAACAAGGGAAGGGGACCAAGGTCGACCTATCGAACTTGAGCAGCGGCGAATACATCATTAAAATCCAGACGGAGAACAATGATGTTTATTTTAGAAAGATTGTGAAGCAATAG
- a CDS encoding asparagine synthase-related protein yields MLVEGLVVFKDSFKDKFRFPTSSFDKTIKSEFFFLGAKDIGNDAYERFLLSSVFLSKETTSISNFLHIDVVSFDIYNKILSGPDNTLRLAIWYDEENHELHLARELFGTIPLYYIHIPGEFLFFSTSLSSIAHNRTLQPYLAPNVSMIVTYHRFRMDLRNSDYSRSFYSNVRNLAPGHILSVSRNSESVRPHVSFKNEKWAAYSKPDEFAEAIRDIFRQSVSASASDESMLVASHLSGGLDSSSVSTMFKHIYPARPLHTLYHRNDSKEMDESHYSRSVVEKIGSIHHEVRQSDEDFNLIQLHTSLFGEPEVSTLSPSLITSLMPYARNLGCGILLRGSAGDSVIGSGMEILENSFRGKKWAELQHYLEKRVPHFSLASNYTDWDSYSFEKQYALVLQNFLYHRFSEYRSKPVADIFALYNEVNKAMGVSKSYFLKRAFGNFLKRWLRTSVAAPQSVLRDEYLEFSQPEETGIVLPRSLRGNLAPRYSEYFEDVFTPRAVAATEQQFVLGQYYGVKNRAPFLDKQLFEICMMVPDAIKYGSGKGREHFREAMRGLLSDEVMERSTKATLASSHGQKITLRLYEQANTFLNDSKLVWEYVDRRKFDEQVAILKNEKIPYPEKVRTWFHVTRTISLAAWLEWLAKTKSQAV; encoded by the coding sequence TTGTTAGTCGAAGGTTTAGTTGTCTTTAAGGATAGTTTCAAAGACAAATTCAGATTTCCAACGTCATCTTTTGACAAAACAATTAAGTCAGAATTTTTTTTTCTGGGAGCTAAAGATATTGGAAACGATGCTTACGAGCGGTTTCTCTTATCAAGCGTCTTTTTATCAAAAGAGACAACGTCAATAAGTAATTTTTTACATATTGACGTTGTCTCTTTTGATATATATAACAAAATACTTTCCGGCCCAGATAACACGCTCAGGCTTGCAATCTGGTATGATGAGGAGAACCACGAACTGCACCTTGCCAGAGAACTCTTCGGAACGATTCCACTCTATTATATTCATATTCCGGGCGAATTTCTTTTTTTCTCTACAAGCCTTTCCTCGATAGCCCACAACAGAACCTTACAGCCTTATCTGGCTCCAAACGTTTCCATGATAGTAACCTATCACCGGTTTCGAATGGACCTTCGAAATAGCGACTATTCCCGATCTTTCTATTCCAACGTGCGAAATCTGGCTCCTGGCCACATTTTGTCTGTTTCAAGAAATAGTGAGTCGGTCAGGCCGCACGTTTCATTTAAAAATGAAAAGTGGGCAGCTTACTCAAAACCAGATGAATTTGCTGAAGCTATCCGCGATATTTTCAGGCAATCTGTATCAGCTTCGGCTAGCGATGAATCTATGCTGGTTGCATCTCACCTTAGCGGAGGACTTGATTCTTCTTCAGTAAGTACGATGTTTAAGCATATTTATCCGGCTCGCCCATTGCATACGCTCTATCACAGGAACGACAGCAAAGAGATGGATGAAAGTCATTACTCCCGCAGCGTAGTTGAAAAAATCGGGTCCATTCACCATGAAGTTCGCCAGTCGGATGAAGATTTCAATTTAATCCAGCTCCACACTTCCCTTTTTGGAGAACCGGAAGTATCCACCCTATCTCCCTCTTTGATTACATCCCTTATGCCTTACGCCCGAAATTTGGGATGCGGCATTTTATTGCGTGGCAGTGCGGGCGATTCTGTGATTGGAAGCGGAATGGAAATCCTCGAGAATTCTTTCAGGGGAAAAAAATGGGCCGAGCTCCAACATTATCTCGAAAAAAGGGTTCCTCATTTTTCACTGGCCAGCAATTATACTGATTGGGACAGCTATTCTTTTGAAAAGCAATATGCACTGGTATTACAAAATTTTTTATACCACCGTTTTTCTGAGTACAGGTCAAAACCTGTCGCCGATATTTTTGCTTTATACAATGAGGTGAATAAAGCCATGGGCGTTTCGAAAAGCTATTTCCTGAAGCGCGCATTCGGCAATTTCCTGAAACGTTGGCTTCGCACCAGTGTAGCCGCTCCCCAATCTGTACTTAGAGATGAATATTTAGAGTTTTCCCAGCCTGAGGAAACCGGTATTGTTCTTCCGCGCTCACTCAGGGGAAATCTGGCCCCTAGGTATAGTGAATATTTTGAAGACGTGTTCACACCACGAGCTGTCGCTGCAACCGAGCAGCAGTTTGTTCTGGGTCAGTATTACGGCGTCAAGAACCGGGCACCTTTTCTTGACAAGCAGCTTTTTGAAATTTGCATGATGGTTCCGGATGCAATCAAATATGGCTCCGGAAAGGGCCGGGAACATTTCAGAGAAGCGATGAGAGGGTTACTCTCAGATGAAGTGATGGAGAGAAGTACGAAGGCTACCCTGGCCTCATCACACGGGCAAAAAATTACCCTGCGGCTTTATGAACAGGCTAATACTTTTCTGAATGACTCCAAATTGGTCTGGGAATATGTAGACCGGCGAAAATTTGATGAGCAGGTGGCAATCCTGAAAAATGAGAAAATACCTTATCCGGAAAAAGTAAGAACGTGGTTTCACGTTACCAGGACAATTTCCCTTGCAGCCTGGCTTGAATGGCTTGCTAAAACCAAAAGCCAGGCTGTTTAG
- the porU2 gene encoding putative type IX secretion system sortase PorU2 gives MKNFTFSILLCLLVSVSVFAQWGAPYTNNWIAYGKPYVKIAVSQRGIHKVPMASLPAGFPKNQPSLFQIWHRGKQVSIISTENNEITFFGVPNDGALDSLLYRPMSSRLNPYFSHYSDESAYFLTVGDAAGSRAEKVNKTVDPAVSPLAAHNAILLNVFKDEYSFSIENPIRAALYNSFFELGASRTSKPIIRGTQASYPFELANRNKSSAQKVSVKMLMQGRSNNSRPIEIYIGKDAQSLRLAKTINISGFSGGEAAFDIEATDVDANNKGVLALKSTSTEQLERFSLAYYKLVYPSAFVWKGPSTTFSLPGISGQYGRITISGAPNNATVLDITDPHKVKLIAGDPKNLMVPGNSSKSSELFVTSESFTVPATKITSVDFKAIDIKTANYFIVTSANLKEGAEQYAAYRSSQEGGKFSTSVVLIQDIYNQFNFGEPSPLAIRRFVDFALSTTDKNKYLLLMGRSITHVERMKRELPDEVPTIGFPGSDFLLVEGLGGAAQDVGAIPVGRLSAITNQHVLDYLEKVKDYESNMAGDYGWRKTFLHLNGGKSTSEISQLKNQLSSLTPFVTGGFVGGNVKAFAKQQGVPGVESVNITPEVNEGAGLITYFGHGSIEVTDLDMGYATDVGRRYNNVNKYPMMYFNGCGVGNIFSARFNTSPTASNRYPLSLDWLLAPKKGSVAVIANSFESFVSPSAKYLEILYKTMFTDPASINLSIGKIMMSVASKVMASDPGAYTISNAHQSLLQGDPALKLVTVAKPDYSLDPDESLMLYSQSQDKKIGVSDSVRLSIAMHNQGRYFQDEKVLVKIISYSKTGEKTLDKIVPAFALQDTLNVMLLRNREVQRIEVRIDPLNAIAELDETNNIAELVIDWDAADSENRYPLTKVKDLIPPVLEVRVNQAPLKNEASVSPDPTLAFILEDNRLISPDTSFIDVFIKSCWDDKCEYRPIKYTAGDFRMDTLSSRSFMITLLKTDLPEGEYELLVNVSDVAGNAGVQPYSIKFKVENTADSRMSVVCSPNPAVSYIKLETKLGNYGDVKSLKYTIYDLTGKVVAEETKENRGQNLQDWYWQPTAGHAGLFIYKVTKTNAENELEEVRGKFVILR, from the coding sequence TTGAAAAATTTTACCTTCTCCATCCTTCTTTGTTTACTTGTTTCAGTTTCTGTTTTTGCGCAGTGGGGCGCTCCGTATACGAACAACTGGATAGCTTACGGTAAACCATATGTTAAGATTGCAGTTTCCCAGCGGGGAATCCACAAAGTGCCAATGGCTTCCTTACCGGCTGGCTTTCCCAAAAACCAACCTTCCCTTTTTCAGATCTGGCACAGGGGCAAGCAGGTTTCTATTATCAGTACCGAGAATAATGAGATCACCTTTTTCGGTGTGCCAAACGATGGAGCTCTGGATTCGCTTTTGTATCGTCCGATGAGCAGTCGACTAAATCCTTATTTCAGCCATTATTCAGATGAAAGTGCCTATTTCCTGACGGTCGGAGATGCTGCCGGGAGCCGTGCTGAAAAAGTTAATAAGACCGTTGATCCTGCCGTGAGCCCACTTGCGGCTCATAATGCGATTTTATTGAATGTATTCAAGGATGAATATTCGTTCAGCATAGAAAATCCTATTCGTGCAGCATTATACAATAGTTTTTTTGAGTTGGGAGCAAGCAGGACCAGTAAGCCAATAATCCGTGGTACACAGGCCAGCTATCCTTTTGAACTAGCTAACAGAAATAAATCATCGGCACAAAAGGTATCTGTAAAAATGCTGATGCAAGGCCGGAGTAATAACAGCCGCCCCATTGAAATTTATATTGGGAAAGACGCGCAATCGCTCAGGTTGGCAAAAACGATCAACATTTCGGGTTTTTCCGGTGGTGAGGCGGCTTTTGACATTGAAGCGACAGACGTAGATGCGAATAATAAAGGCGTGTTGGCACTAAAATCAACCAGTACCGAACAGCTTGAAAGATTTTCACTTGCTTATTACAAGCTGGTTTATCCGTCGGCATTTGTTTGGAAAGGACCGTCGACGACCTTTTCACTTCCCGGAATCAGCGGCCAATATGGACGAATCACTATTTCCGGAGCTCCCAATAATGCAACCGTACTCGACATCACAGATCCACACAAAGTAAAATTGATTGCTGGCGACCCTAAAAATCTGATGGTTCCGGGTAACAGCTCCAAATCTTCAGAACTATTTGTTACAAGCGAATCATTTACTGTTCCCGCAACGAAAATTACATCTGTCGACTTCAAGGCGATCGATATCAAAACTGCTAATTATTTCATAGTAACCAGTGCTAACCTGAAGGAAGGGGCGGAGCAATATGCCGCTTACAGGTCGAGCCAGGAGGGTGGAAAATTTAGCACTTCGGTTGTACTGATTCAGGATATTTATAATCAATTCAATTTCGGAGAGCCCAGTCCGTTGGCGATACGTAGGTTTGTCGATTTCGCGTTGTCAACTACGGATAAAAATAAGTATCTGTTGCTGATGGGTAGATCGATTACCCACGTGGAAAGGATGAAACGCGAGCTGCCGGATGAAGTTCCTACGATAGGTTTCCCTGGATCTGACTTTCTGCTCGTCGAAGGGTTGGGTGGTGCAGCCCAGGATGTCGGAGCGATTCCCGTTGGTCGGCTGTCTGCTATAACGAATCAGCATGTGCTGGATTACCTAGAAAAGGTGAAAGATTATGAATCAAATATGGCTGGTGATTATGGCTGGAGAAAGACTTTTCTGCATTTGAATGGAGGAAAGTCAACATCTGAAATTAGTCAGCTTAAAAATCAGCTTAGTTCGCTGACACCATTTGTGACAGGCGGTTTTGTTGGAGGCAATGTAAAGGCATTTGCAAAACAACAGGGTGTACCAGGTGTGGAATCTGTCAATATTACGCCCGAAGTGAACGAAGGTGCGGGCCTCATCACTTATTTTGGCCACGGTTCGATTGAAGTTACGGATCTCGATATGGGCTACGCTACCGACGTTGGGAGGAGATATAATAATGTAAACAAATACCCGATGATGTATTTCAACGGCTGTGGGGTTGGTAACATTTTCAGCGCAAGGTTCAATACAAGCCCAACCGCCAGTAATCGCTATCCACTTTCGCTGGATTGGCTTCTAGCGCCGAAGAAAGGTTCTGTGGCAGTGATTGCTAATTCATTTGAAAGCTTTGTTTCACCTTCTGCAAAATATCTGGAAATATTATATAAGACGATGTTTACGGATCCGGCCTCAATCAATTTATCGATTGGAAAAATCATGATGTCCGTGGCAAGCAAGGTAATGGCCAGCGATCCGGGTGCATACACAATTTCAAATGCCCATCAGTCCCTGTTACAGGGCGACCCAGCATTAAAGCTGGTGACCGTTGCCAAACCTGACTATTCATTGGATCCTGACGAGAGCCTGATGCTATATTCACAAAGTCAGGACAAGAAAATCGGTGTTTCCGATTCGGTGAGACTTTCGATCGCAATGCATAATCAGGGACGATATTTTCAGGATGAGAAGGTGCTCGTCAAGATAATTTCGTACTCCAAAACAGGTGAGAAGACACTTGATAAAATCGTCCCCGCATTTGCTTTGCAGGATACGCTCAATGTCATGTTACTTCGGAACCGTGAGGTTCAGAGGATTGAAGTACGCATTGATCCTCTAAATGCAATTGCTGAGCTGGACGAGACTAATAATATAGCGGAGCTGGTAATAGACTGGGATGCCGCCGATAGTGAAAACCGTTATCCGCTGACCAAAGTGAAAGACCTGATCCCGCCGGTACTGGAAGTCAGGGTCAATCAAGCTCCATTGAAAAATGAAGCTTCGGTATCGCCTGATCCAACATTGGCCTTTATCCTGGAAGACAACAGGTTGATTTCGCCGGATACATCCTTTATAGATGTTTTTATTAAGTCCTGCTGGGACGATAAATGCGAATATCGTCCCATTAAGTATACAGCCGGCGATTTCAGAATGGACACCTTGTCAAGCAGGTCTTTTATGATTACGCTGCTGAAGACGGATCTTCCTGAAGGTGAGTACGAGCTATTGGTGAATGTTTCAGACGTGGCAGGCAATGCGGGTGTACAACCATATAGTATCAAATTCAAAGTTGAAAATACCGCGGATTCGAGGATGAGTGTTGTCTGTAGCCCCAACCCAGCCGTGTCTTATATCAAGCTCGAGACGAAGTTGGGCAATTATGGTGACGTTAAATCCTTGAAATATACGATTTATGACCTGACCGGAAAAGTCGTAGCAGAGGAAACAAAAGAGAATAGAGGTCAAAATTTGCAGGACTGGTATTGGCAGCCAACAGCTGGTCACGCAGGACTTTTTATTTACAAGGTAACGAAGACGAATGCCGAAAACGAGTTAGAGGAAGTGCGGGGCAAATTCGTGATTTTAAGATAA